A DNA window from Hordeum vulgare subsp. vulgare chromosome 1H, MorexV3_pseudomolecules_assembly, whole genome shotgun sequence contains the following coding sequences:
- the LOC123422133 gene encoding vicilin-like seed storage protein At2g18540 gives MAASQPNKEKAEWGEEKDAASEEQRLMERAAKKLREEDAAEARKKKDEEHKAKMDEQWQMELERRRYEARIKENDRKTLEKRKKEYEANFKKMMAEGAAKREREHQRFTERDKEEASKMGKREEEEEEERKKKKGKGPCSTQ, from the coding sequence atggccgcttctcaacccaacaaggaaaaagcggagtggggggaggagaaggatgcagctagtgaggagcagcggttgatggagagggctgcaaagaagttgagagaggaggatgcagcCGAAGCgcgtaagaagaaggatgaggagcataAGGCAAAGATGGATGAGCAGTGGCAAATGGAACTTGAGCGCCGGAgatatgaggctaggataaaggagaatgacaggaagacgctagagaaacgtaaaaaagaatatgaagctaactttaagaagatgATGGCAGAGGGCgcagcaaagagagagcgggagcatcaacgcttcacggagagggataaggaagaggcttcaaaaatgggcaaaagggaagaggaagaggaagaagagaggaagaagaagaagggaaaggggccttgctcgacccaaTAG